A single genomic interval of Bos indicus isolate NIAB-ARS_2022 breed Sahiwal x Tharparkar chromosome 5, NIAB-ARS_B.indTharparkar_mat_pri_1.0, whole genome shotgun sequence harbors:
- the RPS19BP1 gene encoding active regulator of SIRT1 — MSAALLRRGLELLGAPEAPGAAPGHTKPSQAPMKRTRKAKATQAQKLRNSAKGKVPKSALAEFRKKERRGYLGVNLRFMTSARSTVDESVTRQIMRQNRGRKACDRPVTKTKKKKKAEGTVFTEEDFQKFQREYFGS; from the exons ATGTCGGCTGCCTTGCTGCGGCGGGGCTTGGAACTACTGGGGGCTCCTGAGG CCCCCGGCGCCGCTCCAGGACACACCAAACCGAGCCAGGCTCCGATGAAGCGGACCCGTAAGGCGAAGGCGACCCAGGCCCAGAAACTGCGGAACTCCGCCAAGGGAAAGGTGCCCAAGTCGGCGCTGG CTGAGTTCCGGAAGAAAGAGCGTCGAGGTTACCTTGGAGTAAACCTGAGGTTTATGACCAGTGCAAGAAGCACAGTGGACGAATCCGTCACCCGGCAG ATTATGCGCCAGAACCGGGGCCGCAAGGCCTGTGACCGGCCTGTGACCAAGacgaagaagaagaagaaggccgAGGGCACCGTGTTCACCGAGGAAGACTTCCAGAAGTTCCAGCGGGAATATTTCGGCAGCTAG
- the ATF4 gene encoding cyclic AMP-dependent transcription factor ATF-4: MAEMSFLSSEVLGGDFVSPFDQLGLGAEESLGLLDDNLEVAKHFKHHGFSCDKAKAGSSEWLAVDWLVSDNSKEDAFSGTDWMVEKMDLKEFDFDILFSKDDLETMPDELLATLDDTCDLFQPLVQETNKEPPQIVNPIGHLPEGLPTIDQGAPFTFFQPLPPSPGTLSSTPDHSFSLELCSEVVIPEGDSKPDSTTTGFPQCIKEEDAPSDNDSGICMSPDSSLGSPQDSPSTSRGSPNKSLLSPGALSGSSRPKPYDPPGEKMVAAKVKGEKLDKKLKKMEQNKTAATRYRQKKRAEQEALTGECKELEKKNEALKEKADSLAKEIQYLKDLIEEVRKAREKKRVL; this comes from the exons ATGGCCGAGATGAGCTTTCTGAGCAGCGAGGTGTTAGGGGGGGACTTCGTGTCCCCCTTCGACCAGTTGGGTTTGGGGGCTGAAGAGAGCCTAGGTCTCCTAGATGACAACCTGGAGGTGGCCAAGCACTTCAAACATCATGGGTTCTCCTGCGACAAGGCTAAGGCAGGCTCCTCCGAATGGCTGGCTGTGGATTGGTTGGTCTCAGACAACAGCAAGG aGGATGCTTTCTCCGGGACAGATTGGATGGTGGAGAAAATGGATTTGAAGGAGTTTGATTTTGATATCCTGTTCAGTAAAGATGACCTGGAAACCATGCCAGATGAGCTCTTGGCCACGTTGGATGACACGTGTGATCTCTTTCAGCCCCTAGTCCAGGAGACTAACAAGGAGCCCCCCCAGATAGTAAACCCAATTGGCCATCTTCCAGAAGGTTTACCAACAATTGACCAGGGTGCccccttcactttctttcaacctCTTCCCCCTTCCCCAGGGACCCTGTCTTCCACTCCAGATCATTCCTTTAGTTTAGAGCTATGCAGTGAAGTGGTTATCCCTGAAGGAGATAGCAAGCCAGACTCCACCACTACTGGGTTTCCTCAATGCATAAAAGAGGAGGATGCCCCCTCAGATAATGATAGTGGCATCTGTATGAGCCCTGACTCCTCTCTGGGCTCTCCCCAGGATAGCCCTTCCACCTCCAGGGGCTCTCCAAATAAGAGCCTGCTATCTCCAGGTGCCCTCAGTGGCTCTTCCCGCCCCAAACCCTACGACCCTCCTGGAGAGAAGATGGTAGCAGCAAAAGTCAAGGGTGAGAAGCTAGACAAGAAGCTGAAGAAAATGGAGCAGAACAAGACAGCAGCTACTAGGTACCGCCAGAAGAAGAGGGCAGAACAGGAGGCCCTCACTGGTGAATGTAAAGagctagaaaaaaagaatgaggctCTGAAAGAGAAGGCAGATTCCTTGGCCAAGGAGATCCAGTATCTTAAAGATCTGATAGAAGAGGTTCGCAAAGCAAGGGAGAAGAAAAGGGTCCTCTAG
- the MIEF1 gene encoding mitochondrial dynamics protein MIEF1: MAGSGERKSKKDDNGIGTAIDFVLSNARLVLGVGGAAMLGIATLAVKRMYDRAISAPTSPTRLSHSGKRSWEEPNWMGSPRLLNKDMKAGLSRSLQALPTGSSAFDTDTFCPPRPKPLARKGQVDLKKSRLRMSLQEKLLTYYRNRAAIPAGEQARAKQAAVDICAELRSFLRAKLPDMPLRDMYLSGSLYDDLQVVTADHIQLIVPLVLEQNLWSCIPGEDTIMNVPGFFLVRRENPEYFPRGSSYWDRCVVGGYLSPKTVADTFEKVVAGSINWPAIGSLLDYVIRPAPPPEALTLEVQYERDKHLVIDFLPSVTLGDTVLVAKPHRLAQYDNLWRLSLRPAETARLRALDQADSGCRSLCLKILKAVCKSTPALGRLTASQLTNVILHLAQEEADWSPDVLADRFLQALRGLISHLEAGILPSVLNPKVNLFAELTPEEIDELGYTLYCSLSEPEVLLQT; encoded by the exons ATGGCAGGCTCTGGTGAGCGCAAAAGCAAGAAAGATGACAATGGCATTGGGACGGCCATCGATTTTGTACTCTCCAACGCCCGGCTGGTGCTGGGGGTCGGAGGAGCAGCCATGCTGGGCATCGCTACGCTGGCGGTTAAGCGG ATGTACGACAGGGCTATCAGCgcccccaccagccccacccGCCTGAGCCATTCAGGGAAAAGGAGCTGGGAAGAACCAAACTGGATGGGCTCTCCTCGACTGCTTAACAAGGACATGAAGGCAGGCCTGAGCAGGTCCCTGCAGGCCCttcccacaggctcctctgccttcgACACAG ATACATTCTGCCCGCCCCGGCCCAAGCCATTGGCCAGGAAGGGCCAGGTAGACTTGAAGAAGTCACGACTCCGCATGTCCCTGCAGGAGAAACTTCTCACTTACTACCGGAACCGGGCGGCCATTCCTGCCGGCGAGCAGGCTCGGGCCAAGCAAGCTGCTGTGGACATATGTGCTGAGCTCCGGAGCTTCCTGCGGGCCAAGTTGCCTGACATGCCACTTCGGGACATGTACCTGAGTGGCAGCCTCTATGATGACCTGCAG GTGGTGACAGCCGACCACATCCAACTCATTGTGCCCCTCGTGTTGGAGCAAAACCTGTGGTCATGTATCCCCGGGGAGGACACCATCATGAACGTCCCTGGCTTCTTTCTAGTTCGCCGGGAGAATCCAGAGTATTTTCCTCGCGGTAGCAGTTACTGGGACCGCTGTGTAGTAGGGGGCTACCTTTCTCCGAAGACGGTGGCAGACACGTTTGAGAAGGTAGTGGCTGGCTCCATCAACTGGCCGGCCATCGGGTCCCTCTTGGACTACGTGATTCGGCCAGCCCCGCCCCCAGAGGCCCTGACTCTGGAAGTGCAGTATGAGCGGGACAAGCACCTTGTCATTGACTTCCTGCCATCAGTGACCCTTGGTGACACTGTCTTGGTGGCCAAACCACACCGGCTAGCCCAGTATGACAACCTGTGGCGGCTGAGCCTGCGTCCTGCTGAGACGGCGCGCCTGCGGGCCCTGGACCAGGCCGACTCGGGCTGCCGCTCCCTGTGCCTCAAGATCCTCAAGGCCGTATGCAAGTCCACTCCGGCCCTGGGCCGCCTCACTGCCAGCCAGCTCACCAATGTCATCCTCCACTTGGCCCAGGAGGAGGCTGACTGGTCCCCGGACGTGCTGGCCGACCGCTTCCTGCAGGCCTTGAGGGGGCTCATCAGCCACTTAGAGGCCGGCATTCTGCCCAGTGTCCTGAACCCCAAggtgaacttatttgcagagctCACCCCTGAGGAAATAGACGAATTGGGATACACTCTCTATTGCTCGTTATCCGAGCCAGAGGTGCTGCTGCAGACGTAG
- the MIURF gene encoding mitochondrial ribosome and complex I assembly factor AltMIEF1, translating into MASWSREAVLSLYRALLRQGRQLRYTDRDFYLASIRREFRKNQKLEDPEAREKQLEKGLVFLHSKLGGII; encoded by the coding sequence ATGGCCTCATGGAGCCGAGAGGCGGTGCTGAGTCTCTACCGGGCTCTGCTTCGCCAAGGCCGACAGCTTCGCTACACTGATCGAGACTTCTACCTTGCCTCCATCCGCCGTGAGTTCCGGAAAAACCAGAAACTGGAGGATCCCGAGGCCCGGGAGAAGCAGCTGGAAAAGGGCCTGGTCTTCCTCCACAGCAAGCTGGGAGGGATCATTTAG